In the genome of Methylococcus sp. EFPC2, the window CGATATGGTGTTCCGTGATGGGCGTGATTTGATAGTTCATGGTTCGATGTGGGCCGAGATAAACCCTTTGGCCGTTTCAGTATCGTCGGGCGCGAAGTTTCGGACTTGATACGGACGTTCGTACCTCGTGCTTCCCTCGGAGCCGGGAATTTGTCGGAATTTTTTACACTTCCACGCACCGCGATGTTTGCCGGTGGCTATGACATCGACGGTTTGTGCCCGTTATTCAGTAATTTACTTATCAGCGATCGGTAACGGAAGACATTTCGAACCGGTCGGTTGCAGCGAATACGGAATACCCACACATATAGTGTAGTAATTTTTTACAGTTCGCCCCTCGGGAGGAAACACGGGGTTTCCAAACCTTCCGGCTCGCCGTTAATGCTGGCGCATGCCGCCCGCCGTTTGCGGCCGGAGCCTCCCTAGCCACCGGAGGCATTGCCTTCGACTCAGCGAGACGCCAAATCTCCGGGTCAGGTGCCGCTCCAAAGCGCTGCTGTTCCACTCCGAGGACGGAACGCCCAATTCATAGGGAGGCCGCGACAAATCCCTTTTCAGATCTTTCATAGTCGCGAAATCCAGCCTGGGGAGCCGGCCGGGTTTCTTGTCATCGCGCAGTCCCTCCACGCCGAAATGCCGGTAATGGTGCACCCACCGCTGGATCGTTCTGGGGCTATGGGAAAACCAGGCGCCGACCTGATAGCAGTTGCATCCCTGAGCCAACAGTATCAGGCAATGAATGCGATGCAGAAAAGCCGGATCGACATCCCCGGCCATCTTGAGGCTCAGGGCGGCGTACAAGGGTTCCGGGTTATCTATGACGAGTGGGTGCATGTTCGGTCCTTCCATCTTCCTTGGCTTCGTTCGCGGCAAGCATCGCGTGCCGACGTGGGGGTAATCCGGCATCCGCACGGGCGGCGCGGAACGATTCGGCGATGACAACGCGGCTTGTCAATGCGACAGGAATTTCGTCGAGCCACCTCGCCACAGGAAACGTGGCCGGCGGCTTGCAGCCTGAGCGGTCGGGACGATAGTCCTTATCAAGCACTCGGCGCAAGCCTGAAAAATCCGCACATTTTAAGGAGTACGACATGTTTTATCCGAACCCTATCGACACCGCGTCCGTGACTCAATTTCGGAAAGTCCTCTGCGTATTGGCCGGCCTAATGCTTTCCAGTGTTTTCCAGACAGCCTCCGCCTCCCTGATAACGGCCCACGCCACGCTCGATTGGTCCAGTCTGACCGTGACTCCGATAGACACGGGCTCAGGACTCCCGACACTGACCTGGTACACACGGTCGGACAATAGCAATCTCAGCTCCAATTTCTACTCCGGGCTATCGGACTCTGCGGCAAGCTGGACCAGCGGCACCCTGACCAGCCAGACCAACATAACGTCGCGCTATACCTTGGGAATGAGGAGTTCCACGTCCACCGCCACCTTGTCGACGGAATCTTCTCTCACCACGGCCACCGGTGGCTATCTGTCTCAATACTGGAACGAAGGCAGTGAGCGGTCCGGGAGTTTCCGCGTACAGGGCGACGGTGTGCTCCTGTTTCAAATCAATTATGCCGTCGATGCCGATACAGACAGCACGCGCGCTGGTTCAGTCACCACGAACGCTTGGCTCGCAGTAAGTACATCTTCGGTGAACAGCTCTAACTTTGGCTCGGAAACGGCGCAGAGCAATAAGACCCTCTACAACCGGTCCTCGGGCTCCAACTCGCTGACGGACAGCGGCGTGCTCACCGTGGCCTTATTTTTCCACGACGGATGGTTCGGCAACATTACCGGCAAAACCTATATCAACGGCTATGTAAACGGCTCCGAAGGCAGCGGAGGCGGCGGCGGGTCTGTTCCGGTTCCCTCGCTATTCTGGCTGTTCTGCGCGAGTCTCGGCGGCTTGCTACGCCTGGCGAAACGACCGACGGCGCTCGCCATCGGCTGAAAACAGCCGGACCCGATTTTCGAGACCGGCCGGGCTACCAGGCCAGGCGCGTCTTGCGCCTCCCGGCGTGAGCCCATCACCGAAGCCGGTCGCATCCCGCCCCTATCCTCTCGGTATCGTTCCCATATCGACGCCGGGACGGCTCCCTCAAACGTGCGCCGCTACCCGCAGTTTCATGGGCTGACAGGCCCACCGTCAGGCGGCACCGGGTCAATAATCACTTGAAGCGCCAGCCCCGGCCTTGTATGGTGTCGCCGCCCGCGCGGCCAAGCACTACACTTCCACCCCATCAGGAGCATTCGGGGTGACTCCGGCTAGGCGATCGCGCCCCGATTTCCGTACTCTCGAGGACATACCATGGCCATCATTTCCTTACGACAATTACTCGATCACGCGGCCGAACACGGTTACGGCCTGCCGGCGTTTAACGTCAACAACATGGAACAGATCAAGGCCATCATGGAAGCCGCCTCTGCCGTCGACGCTCCGGTCATCCTGCAGGGCTCCGCCGGTGCCCGCAGCTATGCGGGCGAGCCCTTCCTGCGCCACCTGGTGCTCGCGGCGGTGGAAATGTATCCGCACATTCCGGTCTGCATGCACCAGGATCACGGCGCCTCGCCCGCGGTCTGCTCACGGGCCATCCAGTCCGGTTTCAGCTCGGTGATGATGGACGGCTCGCTCAAGGAAGACATGAAGACCCCGTCGACCTACGAATACAACGTCGAAACCACCCGCAAGGTGGTCGACATCGCCCATGCCTGCGGTGTTTCCGTGGAAGGCGAACTGGGCTGTCTGGGCTCGCTGGAGACCGGTAAGGCCGGCGAGGAAGACGGCCACGGCGCGGAAGGCACGCTGGATCATTCCCAGTTGCTGACCGACCCCGACGAGGCGGCCGACTTCGTCAAGAAGACCCAGGTCGACGCGCTGGCCATCGCCATCGGCACCAGCCACGGCGCCTACAAGTTCACCAAGAAGCCCACCGGCAAGGTGCTGCGCATCGACCGGGTGAAAGAGATCCATGCCCGCATTCCCAGCGTGCACCTGGTCATGCACGGCTCGTCCTCGGTGCCCGAAGATTGGACCAAGATCATCAACGAATACGGCGGCGATATCGGCCAGACCTACGGCGTACCGGTGGAGGAGATCGTCGAGGGCATCAAGCACGGCGTGCGCAAGGTCAACATCGACACCGACCTGCGCATCGCCTCCTACGGCGCCATGCGGAAATTCCTGGTCGACGACAAGAAGAACTTCGATCCGCGCAAGGTCTACAAGGAATCGCAGAAGGCCATGACCGGCATCTGCAAGGACCGTTTCGAGGCCTTCGGCGCAGCCGGACAGGCGTCCAGGATCCAGGCAATCCGGCTGGAAGACATGTTCCACCGGTATGCCAAGGGCGAACTGGACGCGGTCGTCAATTAAGCAATGCTGGAAGCCCTGATTTTCGATGTCGACGGCACCCTGGCAGACACCGAACGCCAGGGCCACCGCGTGGCCTTCAATCTCGCCTTCGCGGAAGCGGGCCTGGATTGGGTCTGGGACGAGGGCTTGTACGGCGAATTGCTCGCCGTCACCGGCGGCAAGGAAAGGATGCGCTATTTCATCGAGCGCTTTCTCCCCGAGCCGCCGATCGGAACCGATGACTTGGGCAATTTCATCGACGAAATGCAGGCGCGCAAGACCCGGCATTACACCGCGCTGGTGGCGAGCGGCGGCATACCCGCCCGGCCCGGCGTGATCCGCTTGCTGAAGGAAGCAAGAGCCGCGGGACTGCGGCTGGCCATAGCCACCACCACCACGCCCGAAAACGTCGATGCGCTGCTGGCGGCCTCGTTCGGCGCCGATGCGCCGGGTTGGTTCGAGGTCATAGGCGCGGGCGATATCGTGCCGAAAAAGAAGCCGGCGCCGGATATTTATCGTTACGTCCTTGCCGCCTTGAACTTGCCGGCGGAAGTCTGTCTGGCCTTCGAAGACTCGGAAAATGGCCTGCGCTCTTCGCACCAGGCAGGCATAGATACCGTGGTAAGCGTCAACGACTACACCGCCGGTCAGGATTTCGGCGGGGCGCTGCTGGTCGTTGACCATCTGGGCGAGCCTCATCAGCCCCCGACCTGTCTGACGGCTCGTCCCTGGGAAGACTTCAATCTGGTCGATATCGACGCGCTCAACCGGCTGCACGCGCTGGCCAAGGCGCATTGAGCATAAAATAACAACGAACCGGCAACGGAGTGCCACACACAAAAGGAGACCCGCATGTCCAAGAAGCACCCTGTCATCGCCGTGACCGGATCGTCCGGCGCCGGCACCACGACCGTCAAGAAGTCGTTCGAACACATCTTCTTCCGTTTGGGGCTCAAGCCCCTGGTGCTGGAAG includes:
- a CDS encoding helix-turn-helix domain-containing protein, producing MHPLVIDNPEPLYAALSLKMAGDVDPAFLHRIHCLILLAQGCNCYQVGAWFSHSPRTIQRWVHHYRHFGVEGLRDDKKPGRLPRLDFATMKDLKRDLSRPPYELGVPSSEWNSSALERHLTRRFGVSLSRRQCLRWLGRLRPQTAGGMRQH
- the fba gene encoding class II fructose-bisphosphate aldolase (catalyzes the reversible aldol condensation of dihydroxyacetonephosphate and glyceraldehyde 3-phosphate in the Calvin cycle, glycolysis, and/or gluconeogenesis); translation: MAIISLRQLLDHAAEHGYGLPAFNVNNMEQIKAIMEAASAVDAPVILQGSAGARSYAGEPFLRHLVLAAVEMYPHIPVCMHQDHGASPAVCSRAIQSGFSSVMMDGSLKEDMKTPSTYEYNVETTRKVVDIAHACGVSVEGELGCLGSLETGKAGEEDGHGAEGTLDHSQLLTDPDEAADFVKKTQVDALAIAIGTSHGAYKFTKKPTGKVLRIDRVKEIHARIPSVHLVMHGSSSVPEDWTKIINEYGGDIGQTYGVPVEEIVEGIKHGVRKVNIDTDLRIASYGAMRKFLVDDKKNFDPRKVYKESQKAMTGICKDRFEAFGAAGQASRIQAIRLEDMFHRYAKGELDAVVN
- a CDS encoding HAD family hydrolase, which codes for MLEALIFDVDGTLADTERQGHRVAFNLAFAEAGLDWVWDEGLYGELLAVTGGKERMRYFIERFLPEPPIGTDDLGNFIDEMQARKTRHYTALVASGGIPARPGVIRLLKEARAAGLRLAIATTTTPENVDALLAASFGADAPGWFEVIGAGDIVPKKKPAPDIYRYVLAALNLPAEVCLAFEDSENGLRSSHQAGIDTVVSVNDYTAGQDFGGALLVVDHLGEPHQPPTCLTARPWEDFNLVDIDALNRLHALAKAH